A window of Myxococcus fulvus genomic DNA:
TCAGTCTTCCTGACTGATTCCAACCCAAGCCGTTCTCGATAGGAGCTCGTCATGCAGATCAAGACCAAGGTTCGTGGTGGTCCCCGTGGCTGTGGTGGCTCTCTCCCGCTGCCCACGATGCCCGTGCTGGACGCCGCCTACGCGGTGTAGTCCTTGTTCGGGCACCTGAGGTGCCTGTCTAAGACTCGAGTCGCCAGGGGGCGGAGTTCCTCGCCCTCTGGCGGCTGTCATTGCGGGGCCGGGTGAGGCTCGCGCGAATCCCAGTCGTGGGGAGGGCGCGCTAGAGTCCCTGGGATGATCAACCCGGTTCATGTGTATGCCTGGCAGGCGGCCATCGTCGGCAACGCGCGGCTCGAGGGCCGCCCGGTGCGCGCGCTGATGCTCGAGGACCCGTGGGCGGGCTCCTTCGTGCGCAACCCGGAGGTCTTCCGGGGCTTCGAGGTGGACGGGGGCTTCGCGCCGTCGTTCGACTCGTGGTTCGAGCTGATGAAGGCGCGGGGGCTCGTGGCCATCCGCTCGCTTCTGCTCTCCGATCCCTCCATCTGGGTGCTGTACGATCCGCCGGACTCCCCGCCCCGGTTGCCGGAGCTGGCGCTGGTGTTCCCGGACCGGGTGGTCTGGTACCGCTACGTCTTCCCGTGGCCGGGCCCCACTCCCCAGTCCGCCGCGTCGCAGGAGGAGGGCTTTCGCGAGGTGCCGGAGACGCGCTCGGCGGCGGTGCCCACGGTGGAGGACGCGGAGCGGGAACTGCTCGCGGCGACGCGGGAGTACGTCGCGTTCGTGGGGCCCCAGGCACGCAAGGACGACTCGAGCGACATGTTCTACGCGGCCATGGGGCACAAGGCGCTCGCGCTGATGACGGACACGGAGGCGAGCTTCCGGGAGCGGCTGGCGGCCCTGCGGGAGGCGGACGTGAAGGAGTACCGCCGGCGCAGCAAGGACTGGTGGCCCGTGCAGCCGGCGACGCGCGCCATGCGGCCGCAGATCTTCGCGAACGCGGCCAGGAGCCTGGAGCGGGACGACTACCTGCGGGTGATGGAGGCGGCGGGGCTGTCCTGGAGGGCCATCCGGCTGGCCTGCGCCGCCCAGGACATCTGGCCGCTCAACATGCACAACGAGCGCACGTCGGAGGACATGCTGCCGCCGTTCGTCCAGGCGCCGGGGTACGCGGCCGTCGGCAAGCGCTGGGCCGACGCGGCCATCGCCGCGAGCAACGCCGCGGTGAACGCGCGCTGAGCGCCTCCACCGGGCTTGGGAGCGCCCCTCGTTCCTCGCAGGGGCGCCCCGGAACCTTGCTTCAGCCCGCCCTGGAGAGCAGGGGCAGGGGCAGGGCCGCCGGCGCGAGGACGACGTAGCCGGAGGCGATGAGCGTCTCCTCCACGGCGAGCGACACGGCGCCCTGGACGGCCCCCGCCTGGGTGGGCTTGCAGTGCACGCCGATGGCGATGACGGGCCCCTGCGCGGTGAACTCCGCCACGTCGACACTGGGCACGGGCGCGGCCTGGACGCCGGGCACCACCACGACGCGCTCGCGGAAGGCCTTCATCAGCCCATGGATGTCCCCGCCGTGCGTCAGCGGTACCTTCACCACGACGCGGCGGTGGGGGTGGTGGCTGTAGTTGACGATGTTGTCGCTGAAGAGGCGGTTGTTGCCGACGGAGATGCGCAGGTTGTCGCCCGTGTCGATGGTGGTGGCGAACAGGCCGATCTCCTGCACCAGGCCCGTGACGCCGGCGGCGGAGATTTCATCGCCCACGCGGAAGGGCCGCAGCACCAGCAGGAAGATGCCCGCGGCGAAGTTGGACAGCAGCCCGGACCACGCCGTGCCGATGGCGATGCCCGCGGCGGCCAGCAGCGCGGCGAACGAGGTGGTCTCGAACCCCATCATCCCCAGGATGCCCAGCAGCAGCAGGATGGTGAGGGAGCCCGCGAAGAGCGACTCGATGTACCGGATGAGCGTGGCGTCGAACTGCCGCTTCTGCAGCGTCAGGTTCAACACGCGCCGGAAGGTGCTGATGATGGCACGTCCCACGAACCACAACACGAGGGCGCCCATTGCCTTGAGCAGGAACGGGAAGGCCTCCGCGAGAGCCAACGTCTTCAACTGTTCGATGACCGCGTCCATGACGCTCCTGAAGCGGCCGAGAGTCCACGGACGTGGCGGGCCTGCTCCGGTCCGGCCGCGTGTGCAGGGCACGGGCCAACCAGGGGGCCTCACGTAAGTCCGCGAATGCCCGGCTCAAGCATGCCGGGGTCGCAAACGACGCGGGGAATCCCTCCCCAGCCTGGACACGTCAGTCACCACCGTTGACGCGTCAGGTGGGCCTCGACGTGACGGTGTGGGCCCGTCAGGGCGCGGTGACGAGCCGCAGCCCGTGCTCCCGGACCAGCGCCCCGCTGGCCGTGTCCGACACCGAGGTTCCTCGTACATCCAGCACGCGCAGCCGGGGCAGGGCGCGCAGCGAGGCCAGGCCCGCGTCGGTGACACCGGTGCGGGGCAGGTGGAGCGTGTGCAGCGTCCCGGGCAGATGCTCCAGGGCCGCATCCCCGATGCGCGCCCGGGCGAGGCTGAGCCAGGTGAGCTGGGGGAAGCGCCTCAGGGCCTGGAGGCTCTCGTCGTTGATCCACGTGGCGCCCAGGTCCAGTCGCGTCAGGCGCGGCAGGCGCTGGAGGGCCACCAGTCCGGAGCCGCTGATGGGGGTGCCCGCGACGTGAATCGACTCCAATCCGGCCAGCTCGGCCAGCTGTCCCAGCCCCAGGTCGGTGAGCAGGGTGCGCTCGGCGCGCAGGGACTGGAGGTGGGGCAGGGCGCGCAGCGCGGGCAACCACTCGTCGTTGAAGGCGGTCCGGCTCACGTCCAGCTCTCGCAGGCCCGTGGCCAGGTGGCCCAGGGCCTGGGGCCCCAGCGGCGTGGCGCTCAGGTCCAGCCGAATCAATCGCGCAAGCCCTCGGAGCGCGGTGAGCGAGTCATCCGTCACGGCCAGTCCGGACAGTCCCAGCCGCTCCAGCGCGACGAAGTCCGCGAGCACGTCGAGTCCCCCAGCCGTGACGGCGGTCCTCGACAGGTCCAGCTCCCGCAGGGCCACGAGTCCGCGCACGTCGCGCAGGGCCGCATCGTCCACGCGGGTGTCGTCGAGGTGGAGCAGCTCCAGCGCGCCCAGGGGCGCGAGGTGCCGGAGCCCCGGGCCCCGCAGATGAGTCCTGGTGAGGACCAGGGCGCGCAGCGCCTTCAATCCGGAGAGGTAGACGAGGCCCGTGTCGGTGAGGCGGGTGTGGCCCAGGTGCAACGCCTCCAGGTTCCGCAGCGTGCCGACGTGCTCCATGCCCGCGTCGGTGAGCCCGGTGCGCGCGAGTCCCAGCCACGTGAGGCCGGGCAGCTCCCGCAGCCGCGCGAGGCCCACGTCCGTCACGTGCGTTCCGCTCAGCACCAGCGTGTGCAGGCGCGCTCCGGGAACCCAGGCGAGGACGGTGTCGTCCACCGCGGTGTCGGAGAGGTCCAGCCACTCGAGCTCCGACTGGGCCGCGAGGGAGGACAATGCGCGCGGGCTGATGGCCGTGCCCGCGAGGGTGAGGCGTCGCAGCGTCGTCAGCCCGGAGAGGAAGCCGAGGCCCACTTCGGAGATGGCCGTCTCATCCAGACGCACGACGGTCAGCCCCCGCATCCCCGTCACGTGTGCGAGCCCCGCGTCTGTCACCCGTGTGCCGTCCAGGTACAGGGCCTCCAGGGCGCTGAATTCCCGCAGGGCCTCCAGGTGCGCATCGCCCAGCGGAGTGCCCGAGGCGCGCAGTCCCACCACGCCCGAGTCGCGCAGCAGCCCCGCGAGGAGCGCCGGCGCGGGGAGCGCCGCCGAGTCGAAGCAGAGCTCGGGTGCTCGATGTGCCTTCAACGCGGCGGCCCGCTGACGTGCGTCCTCCTCCGTCACGAGCGCGCCGAGCGGCTCCGCGCACCATGCGACCTCGGCGGGGGGCTGGACGCCGGCGGCGTCCGCCGTCAGGGTGCGCCAGCGCTCGAGCCCTCCTTCCGGCAGCACGCGGTAGGCGGTGAGCACCGCGGGAGGTGGCTCGACGCGCGGCGCAGGAGGCGCGACGACAGGCGGCGTGGTGGCGCAGCCCATCAGGAGTCCCACGAGGAGCCGCCACGTCCCAGGTCTCATCGGGCCGAGCGTAGCGGTTCCTCTCCTGGCTCAGGAGGACTTCGTCGCGTCCAGGAGCTTCTCCACCGCGAGGAGCACGGCGGCCGCGCTGGCCGGGTGCTTGACGAAGGCGGCGGGGCTGAGGTTGGACAGGCGGCCCATCAGCGAGTCCGGCCCGCTCACGTTCACCATGACGATGC
This region includes:
- a CDS encoding mechanosensitive ion channel family protein; the encoded protein is MDAVIEQLKTLALAEAFPFLLKAMGALVLWFVGRAIISTFRRVLNLTLQKRQFDATLIRYIESLFAGSLTILLLLGILGMMGFETTSFAALLAAAGIAIGTAWSGLLSNFAAGIFLLVLRPFRVGDEISAAGVTGLVQEIGLFATTIDTGDNLRISVGNNRLFSDNIVNYSHHPHRRVVVKVPLTHGGDIHGLMKAFRERVVVVPGVQAAPVPSVDVAEFTAQGPVIAIGVHCKPTQAGAVQGAVSLAVEETLIASGYVVLAPAALPLPLLSRAG
- a CDS encoding leucine-rich repeat domain-containing protein; the encoded protein is MGLLMGCATTPPVVAPPAPRVEPPPAVLTAYRVLPEGGLERWRTLTADAAGVQPPAEVAWCAEPLGALVTEEDARQRAAALKAHRAPELCFDSAALPAPALLAGLLRDSGVVGLRASGTPLGDAHLEALREFSALEALYLDGTRVTDAGLAHVTGMRGLTVVRLDETAISEVGLGFLSGLTTLRRLTLAGTAISPRALSSLAAQSELEWLDLSDTAVDDTVLAWVPGARLHTLVLSGTHVTDVGLARLRELPGLTWLGLARTGLTDAGMEHVGTLRNLEALHLGHTRLTDTGLVYLSGLKALRALVLTRTHLRGPGLRHLAPLGALELLHLDDTRVDDAALRDVRGLVALRELDLSRTAVTAGGLDVLADFVALERLGLSGLAVTDDSLTALRGLARLIRLDLSATPLGPQALGHLATGLRELDVSRTAFNDEWLPALRALPHLQSLRAERTLLTDLGLGQLAELAGLESIHVAGTPISGSGLVALQRLPRLTRLDLGATWINDESLQALRRFPQLTWLSLARARIGDAALEHLPGTLHTLHLPRTGVTDAGLASLRALPRLRVLDVRGTSVSDTASGALVREHGLRLVTAP